The following nucleotide sequence is from Achromobacter spanius.
CACGATCGCGCATCGCGACCATCTCCTTATAGATGCAGAACTCCTGCCCCCCGAACGAGGTGGCAGCCTCCGTATGCAGGATGCGCAAACGGGCGCCGGTGTTGCCGGCCGACGAATCAAAGACAGGTGGCGTCATCGCGAGTTGGAATTGTTCCCCGCACGGTCGCGGGCCAAAAGATAGGCTTCCAGATAGGCCACGTCTTCCTGCTCTAGCGGGGGCACGCCATGGGCGCGGCATTCTTCGGCGCATTCGGACGCCGCCAGCCGCCGGCCGGCCCAGATCTGGATCCGACCCGCATGCGACAACTCGAAGCGCGCGCCCTCGCGCCGCCACGTCAACAGGCGCATGCTAGGCGTCAGGCGCAGCACCTCGTACGTGCCATGCGAGGCCGACACGGCCGGAACCGTCAGGTCGCTACCGATGTCGACCAGACGGCGGGCGCTGGACGCTGCGGGTTGGTACATCAATACGAATAGAGGAAGGAGGGGCATGAGAGGCTAGCCGAAGATGCCAGCCGACCGATGCTAGCCCTGAGAAAAACGTTTTGTTCAAGAAAATTCTTATTTTAGAAATTGATTGTAATGACTGTTACAAATCAATGTATCGCAACCAAGGCATGTGCTCGACGCCCCGGGGAAGTTCGTCCCTGTCGCACCTGCAGCGTGACCCAGTGCGCGGGGCGTTGCACGCCGCGATTCAGGAAGTCGCGCCGCGTTTACCCATGAATTTCTGAGAAAGCATGAGAATTCCCCGACGTTGGCATACAGTTACGCCGCTTTGATCCCACCGGACCTACCCGGTATTCGCGGAACTCGGCGCTCGTTCAGGTAAAATTCAGCACAATTTCCGATGTTAACAAATCACACAAAGGACACCCATTGACCCAGCAGGCCACGCCCCACCGCCCCGTTTCCTTCCTCCAGGCGTTCCTGCGTTCCGAAGCCTTGGGCGGCTACGTGCTCATGGCCGCCGCGCTGGTCGCCCTGATCATCGCCAACAGCCCGGCCGCCCCCGTTTACTTCGATGTGCTGGGAACCAAGCTGGGTTTCGAAGCCGGCCCCGTCGTGCTCAAGGAAACGGTGTTGCATTGGATCAACGACGGCCTGATGGCCGTGTTCTTCCTGCTGGTGGGCCTGGAAATCAAGCGTGAGGTAATGGACGGGCAACTGCGTGGCGTCGGCCGCATCGTGCTGCCGGGCGTGGCCGCCGTGGGCGGCATGGCGGTGCCCGCGCTGATCTATGTGCTGATCAATCTGAGCAGCCCCGAGACCCTGCGCGGCTGGGCCATTCCAGCCGCGACCGACATCGCGTTCGCGCTGGGCATCCTGGCGCTGCTGGGCAGCCGCGTGCCGACATCGCTGAAAATCTTCCTGACCGCGCTGGCCATCCTGGATGACCTGGGCGCCATCGTCATCATCGCCTTGTTCTATACGTCGGAATTGCAGGTGTTCGCGCTGGGCATGGCGGGCGCGCTGCTGGCCTGCCTGTTCTGCCTGAACCGCGCCGGCGTGCTGCGCCTGACGCCTTACCTGCTGATCGGCGCCGTGCTCTGGTATTTCGTGCTGAAGTCCGGCGTGCATGCCACCCTGGCCGGCGTGGCGCTGGCGCTGACCATCCCGCTGCGGCCGCGCAACCAGGGCAAGCCCGAAGCCCATTCCCCCCTGCATGACCTGGAGCACGCCCTGCACAAGCCCGTGGCGTTGCTGATCGTGCCGATCTTCGGGTTCGCCAACGCGGGCGTGTCATTCGCGGGCATGGGCCTGTCCAGCTTGGCGCAACCGGTGCCCATGGGCGTGGCGCTGGGCCTGTTCCTGGGCAAGCAGGTGGGCGTGTTCGGCTTCGCCTGGCTGGCCATCAAGAGCGGCATCGCCAGCCTGCCGCGCCATGCGACGATGACGCAGGTGTACGGCGTGTCTATGCTTTGCGGCATCGGTTTCACCATGAGCCTCTTCATCGGCGCCCTGGCTTTCACCGATGCAGCCACCGTCGACGCCACCAAGATCGGCGTGCTGACCGGCTCCTTGCTTTCCGCCGTACTGGGCTTCCTGCTGCTGCGCGTGAACAGTGCGCCGGCAGCGGAAGTTGCCGCGACCGAGGCCGCGCGGTAAGCCCCGAGGCTGGCGCCGCGCTATGCCAAAATCGCGCCCATGCCGATTGATAACCGCCTGACTCCCAACGCCCTTGCCGCCCAGACGGCCGAACTTCCCGCCGCCTGGGCCACGGCGTTCGCGCCACGCCCCGTGGCCGATGCACTGGCCTCGGCCACCGCCCACGTGGAAAAGCGCCTTGCCGACGGCGCGGTCGTGTACCCCGCCACGCCGTTTCGCGCCCTGCACGGCCTGGCGCCATCGGATGTGCGCGTGGTGATCCTGGGACAAGACCCCTACCATGGCCCCGGCCAAGCCCAAGGCTTGGCGTTCTCGGTGCCCGATGACTGCAAACGCCCGCCCAGCCTGCGCAATATCTTCAACGAAATCGCGCAGGAATATCCCGGTACCGCCCTTCCCGCCGGCAACGATCTCAGCCCCTGGGCCGAACAAGGCGTGCTGCTCTTGAACACCTGCCTGACGGTGGAAGACGGCCAGCCCGCCTCGCACGCCAAGCGCGGCTGGGAAACGGTGACTGATGCGCTGATCTCATTGGTTGCGCGTGACCCCGCCCCCAAGGTCTTCATGCTGTGGGGCGCCCATGCCCAAGCCAAGCGTTTGTTGCTGCCCGACAACAACGGCCACCTGGTGTTGATGGCCAATCACCCCTCGCCGCTGTCCGCCCGCAGGCCCCCCGTGCCTTTCCTGGGCTGTGGGCACTTCCAGATGACCAACGCGTGGCTGGCGAACCAAGGGAAAAACCCTATTGATTGGGGGCTGGACAAAAAAGTAATTCCCTTGCAAGGCGAATTCGGGTTATGATCGCCGCACTGCACAAAACGAGTTCGGCATTTACCGCTTTGATTTAGCGGCATTTTTTGCAGTTCGCCGGGCAACCTAGCCCGGGCCCCATGCCGAACTATCATCGATTCCTGACCTCCTTTCCTTTCGCCCTGCGTTCCAATCTGTACAAGAGAACGCGCCACGCGCACGGTTGATTCGGTCGGCACGATGCTCCATCAACCGTCGCCTGGATCCGGCCGCCTAATCCCCTGGCCCGACCAAGCACTGCGTCGCATTGTCTGCGGCAAGGGAAAGTAATGTCTTTCGAAACTCTGGGTCTTGCACCCGCTCTGTTGTCGGCCGTTCAAGAAGCTGGCTTCAATACCCCCACCTCGGTCCAAGCTGCCGCCATTCCGCAAGCGCTGGCCGGCCACGACCTGATGGTGTCCTCGCAAACGGGTAGCGGCAAGACCGCCGCCTTCATGCTGCCGGCCCTGCACCGTATTGCCCAGATGCCCGCCAACAAGGGCGTCGGCGTGCAAGTGCTGGTGCTGACCCCGACCCGCGAACTGGCCCTGCAAGTCACCGAAGCCACGGCCACCTATGGCCGCAAGCTGGCTGACCTGCGCACCGCCACCGTTGTGGGCGGCATGCCCTACGGCGCCCAATTGAAGGCCCTGTCGCGTCGCGTTGACGTGCTGGTCGCCACCCCCGGCCGCCTGATCGACCACCTGCAATCGGGTCGCGTCAAGCTGAACACCGTGCACACGCTGGTGCTGGACGAAGCCGACCGCATGCTGGACATGGGCTTCATTGAAGACATCGAAACCATCGTCAGCCGCCTGCCGGAAGACCGCCAGACGCTGCTGTTCTCGGCCACGTTGGACGGCACGATCGCCAAGCTGGCCGCGAAGATGATGCGCGACCCGCAGCGTATCGAGATGGCCGGCGCCAAGGAAAAGCACACCAACATCACGCAAAGCCTGCTGTACGCGGACGACGCCGGCCACAAGATGCAGTTGCTGGATCACGTGCTGCGCGACGCCAAGCTGGACCAAGCCATCGTCTTCACGTCCACCAAGCGTGGCGCTGACGACCTGGCCGACCGCCTGGCCGACCAAGGCTTTGCCGCTGCCGCCCTGCACGGCGACATGAACCAGCGCCAGCGCACCCGTACGCTGTCGCAACTGCAACGCGGCCAGCTGCGTATTCTGGTTGCCACCGACGTTGCCGCCCGCGGCATCGACGTGCAAGGCATCAGCCACGCCGTCAACTTCGACCTGCCGATGCAAGCCGAAGACTACGTGCACCGTATCGGCCGTACCGGCCGCGCCGGTCGCAGCGGCCTGGCGTTCACGCTGGCCACGCACTCCGAGCGCCACAAGGTTCGCCGTATCGAGCACTACATCGGCCAAACGATTACGCCGGAAACCATCGCCGGTCTGGAACCCAAGCGCACGCCGCGTCCGTCGGCCGGCGGCAGCGGCGCCCCGCGTGGCGGCAAGCCGTTCGGCAAGCGTCCTGGTGGTTTCGGTGGTTCGCGCCATGAAGGCGGCTACCAAGGCAACCGCGAAGGCCGTTCGTTTGGCGGCCCGCGTGAAGGCGCCGCTCCCCGTGGCGAATTCAAGCCGCGTGAAGGTGGTTACCAAGGCAACCGCGACAGCGCCCCGCGCGAAGGCGGCTATCAAGGCAATCGCCCCTTCGGCGACCGTCCGGCCCGTTCGTTCAGCGATCGTCCCAGCTTCGGTGATCGTCCCCAACGCGAAGGCGGCTACCAGGGCAATCGCCCGTTCGGCGACCGTCCCCCGCGTGAAGGCGGCTTCCGTGGTGGTGACCGTGATGCCCGCCCGAGCTTCGGCGACCGCCCCAGCTTCGGCGACCGCCCCCAGCGCGATGCCCGCCCGTTCAACGAACGCGCTCCCCGTGAAGGTGGTTTCCGTGGCGCTGACCGTGACGCCCGCCCCAGCTTCGGTGATCGTCCCGCTCGTGAAGGCGGCTTCCGTGGCGGCGACCGTCCGGAAGGCGGCTTCCGCGCCAAGCCCTCGTTTGACAAGCGCCCCGGCGGCCCCGCCAAGCGTTTCGCCAAGCCGGCTGATCGCCGCGGCTAATTCGCCCGCTTGATCGCTTGATCCCCATGCAAACCCCGCGCCTGTCGCGGGGTTTGTTTTTGGGGCAGCCCCCAACTGAAGCGCGCAACAACGCCCAGCGTCGCCGTCCTTTTTTTGGGAAAATGCGCCCATGACCACGCCTTCCTCGACCATGCAACGCCCCGCGCCCGCCAACCTTCCCCCGCTATCGCCCGCCGCCCAGGCGCACAGCGACGCCACCGCCGCGCATTTGCGCAAGACGATCACCGCCAACGGCGGCTGGTTGCCATTCGATCATTGGATGGCGGAGGCGCTGTACGCCCCCGGGCTGGGTTACTACGCAGCCGGCAACGTCAAGCTGGCCGATGCGGATGACGGCGCCAAGACGCCTGCCGGCGACTTCGTCACCGCGCCGCAGCTGACTCCGCTGTTCTCCCGCACCCTCGCCCGCCAGGCGGCGCAGGTGCTGCGCCAGACCCAAACCCAGGCGGTGCTGGAATTTGGCGCGGGCACGGGCGCGCTGGCTGAAGGCGTGCTGCGCGAGCTGGACGCGTTGGGGCTGAACCACACGCAATACCTGATTCTGGAAGTCTCGGCCGACCTGCGCGCGCGTCAGGCCGAAAGGCTGGCGCCGTTCGGCAGCCGCGTGCAATGGCTGGATGCACTGCCTAACGCCTTTGCGGGCTGCGTGCTGGCCAACGAGGTGCTGGATGCCATGCCCGTTTCCCTGTTTTGCTGGAGCGAGGATGGCGCCGTGCTGGAGCGCGGCGTGGCGCTGGATGCACAGCAGGGCTTTGTCTGGAGCGACCGGCCCGCGCCGACCGCGCTGGCGCAGGCCGTGGCCGCGCGCATGCCGGCGCTGCCCGGCTACGTGTCCGAGATCAATCTGCAGGGCGAAGCCTGGATCGCCGCCATGGGCAGTTGGCTGGAACGGGGCGCGGCACTGCTGGTGGATTATGGTTTTCCGCGCAGCGAGTTCTACCATCCGCAACGCGCGGGCGGCACGCTGATGTGCCATTTGCGCCATCACGCGCATGGGGATCCCTTCACCGCGCCGGGGTTGCAGGACATCACCGCGCACGTGGATTTCACGGCCATGGCCGATGCGGCGCTCGAGGCCAATTTGCAGGTGTTGGGTTACACATCCCAGGCGCGCTTTCTGATGAACGCCGGGTTGATGGATCTGCTGGAGCAACTGGACCCATCGGATCCGCTGCAATACGCACAAGCGGTGGCGCCGGTGCAAAAGCTGCTGTCCGAAGCCGAAATGGGCGAACTCTTCAAGGTGCTGGCCGTGGGCCGGGGCATGACGGAACCGCTGGCCGGGTTCTCGCGCGGCGACCGCCTGGGCAAGCTGTAGCCGCCATAGCCGCCGGCCTCAGCCCGCGCGCAGCCGGTCCAGCCGTGCGCGCCGGACGCTGTCCTTGATGCGGGCCGGGTCGCCGGCGCAAGCCTTGGCGATGGCGCCGGCATCCACGCCGCGCACCGCGTCCACCCGCGACCGCCAGACGGCCATGTCCACGGGCCGCAAGATCGACGCCGTCTTCAACAGGTCAAAAAACCGGTCGGGCTTGCGCAGCGCATCGGCGCGCTCCATCAGCGCCAACTGCGCTTCGGTGGCGTCGGCTTGGTCCATACCTTGGCCCATGTCTTGGTCCATGCCTTGGTCCGTGCCCGTAGTGCGATCCACCGCCTTCAGCCCCGTCAACACTTCTGGCAGCAGGCGCGCGTAGTCGTTGCATTCGGTGGGAACGCGCATGCGCCGGCCCAGCGCCTCGCGCTCCGGCGTCAGGCGGCACAGCAAGGCATAGCGACCCGGCAGCGACAAACCTTGCGCCGCCGCGCGGTCCACGTCGGCGCCCGCCTCCTTGACCGCTTGCAGCTCCGGCATCACACGGGCCAACGCGCCGCAATCCTGCAGTACGTCCAGCATGCGCGATGGCTTCTTTGCCATCAGGCCGCGCGACAGTTCTTTCCAGACCCGCTCGGCCACCAATGCATCGGCCTCGCCTTCCTGGACCATCCGCTGGCACAACGCCAGCGTTTCCGGGGCCACGGAGAAATCATCAAAGCGTGCCGCGAAACGGCCCAGGCGCAGGATGCGCACGGGGTCTTCCTGGAACGCCTCTCCCACGTGGCGGAACACGCGGGCACGCACATCGGCCGCGCCGTCCAGCGGGTCGACCAATTCGCCGTCTTGCGTCTGGGCGATGGCATTGACGGTCAGGTCGCGGCGGCGCAGGTCTTCTTCCAGCGTCACGTCGGCGCCGGTATAGAAGGTAAAGCCCTTGTAGCCGCGGCCGGACTTGCGTTCGGTGCGCGCCAGCGCGTATTCCTCTTTGGTGCGCGGGTGCAGAAACACGGGAAAATCGCCGCCGACGGGAATGAAGCCACGGCGGACCATGTCTTCGGGCGTCGTGCCCACCACAACCCAGTCGTGGTCGCCGGGCGGAAAACCCAGCAGCGCATCACGCACCGCGCCGCCCACGATATACACCTGCAAGCCGTCGATGGCCGGGTCTTGCTTGCGCTCTTGCATCGGGCCGTTCGTCATCGGGCCGCGGTGGCCTCGGCGCCGGGCGGCACGATGTTGCCCAGCCGCTCTTTCAGCGACTGCGGCTGGCCGGAGAACATCGCCGCGTAGTACACCGAGTTGGACATCACGTTCTTCACGTAGGTGCGGGTTTCGTTGAACGGAATGGTCTCGGCGAAGATGGCGCCTTCAATGGGATGCGAGAAGGTCGCGCGCCAGTTCTGCGGGCGCCGCGGGCCCGCGTTGTAGCCGGCACTGGCCATCATCTGCGACCCATCCAGGTCGCGCAGCACCATGTTCAGGTAGTTGGTGCCCAGTTCAGTGTTGGTGTCGAAATCGTTCACGCTGGACGGCGTGAAATCCGTCATGCCGATCTTGCCCGCCACCCACTTGGCCGTGGCCGGCATCAGTTGCATCAGGCCCGACGCACCCACGTGCGAACGCGCGTCCATGATGAAGCGCGATTCCTGGCGGATCAGGCCATAGACCCAGGCGGGGTCCAGCGCAATGGCGTTGGCCTTGGCCGTGACGCGGCCTTCGAATGGCGCGATGAAGCGCTGCGAAAAGTCGAACTCTTTTTCCGTACGGTCGGACGTATTGACCACGCGGTCGTAGATGTTCTCGGCGCGAGCCAGCTCGGCGGCGGCCATCAGTTGGCGGTCGTTCATGCCGCGCAGCGTGAAATTCCATTCAGGCACTGCTTCGCCACGCCAACCCAGGCGGAACAGTTGCACAGCCCGTTGCAGCCCGGGGTTGGCGCGCGCTTCGGCGATTTCGCTGTCGGTGATGGGCGCCGGACGCGGCGGCACGTTGATGCGCCGGCCCAATTCCTCGGAAGCCAACTGGCCGTAGAAATCGAAGCGGTCGGCAATGCTGGCGTACAGCGTGTTGGCGTCGTCCTTGCGGCCGGTGGCAGCCAGACCGCGCGCCTTCCAGTACACCCACGACGGGTCGTCGCGCTGCGACGCCGGCATGTCGTCAATGGAGGCGATGACCCATTTCCAGTCAATCTTGGGCTGGCGCAAGGCGGCGCGCACCTTCCACCCCGCGTTGTACTCCGTCATGCGGATGTGGCCGGCTTCGTGGTACCAGTCGTCGGCACGGCTATCCATGCGCAGCGCGGCGATCAGCGCGTATTGCCCACGCACCCAGGCCAGATTCGGCTTGGACATGGACTTGGCCCATTCGCGGCGCAGGTAGGAATCCGCAACCCCGACGTCCGCCCGCGCCAGCCGGGCCAACGCGATGGTCACGAGTTCTTTCTCGTTGCGGCCCACCGGCATGCGATCTTGCCGGGTCAGCCACTTCATCGGGTCCTTCATGAGGACGTCGTAGGTTTTCAGGTCGCGCGGCTCGAACATGTATTGCGCAAACTTGCGCGCATTGGAGGTTTTGTCGTCCTCGATGGCGTCACGTAACTGCGGTTCCAGTTGTTGCCAGCCCAACACACCGTCCGCCACCAGTTGGTCGTACAGCGCCCAACAAGCGCTGCCCGGCGCGAAGACAGACATCGCCTGCTCGGCCGTGGCGCGCTGGCCAGTCATGTGCTTGGCGTCCAGGATGGCGCATTCGATCTGGCTATTGCTGTTCTTCACGGGCGCCAGCTTGCGCACGGTGTCGAAGTCGCCGCTGCGGGCGGCGGCCAGCAGCCAATCGCCACGCAAGCGGTCGGCCAGATAGGCATCGCCGTTGCTGCTGATGAAGCGCTGCAGGTCGGCCGTGGGGCGGGCGCTGGCGGGTGCAGTCCAGAGTTGATAGCGCAGCAGCCAGTATTCGGGGTACATGCCCAGCGTGTCGGACTTGGCCTGCGGCACCAAGGCGCCCAGGATGGACCATTGCTTGCGGCTCATGGCGGCGCGCGCGGCGACAACGGCGGCCAGGGCGGGGGTTTCAGCGGTGGGCGGCAGGCCGGCCAGCACCACAGGCGGCACGGCAATGACGGGTTGGGCGGATTGGGGGGTTTGGGCAGCGGTTGGGGCTGGCGCGCTGATGGCGGCGTTGCGTTGTTGCGCATCGACCGGTGCACAGGCGGCGGTGAAGAGCGCCAGCAAGGGCAGCCAGCGGCGCAGGCCAGCGCGCGGGGTCGGTGCGAACGCGCCTTGCGGGGATTTCCGGCGAGTTTTCTGATACCGTCCAGATTGCTGCGCTTGTGTCATGCCGCGTCCCTCATTTACCGTCATACCAAGGCCTTGCCGCACGCCTGCATGCACATCGGCATGCTGCTTTGCAGGCCGCCTTGCACACCGCGTTGCACACCCGATTCCAGCAGCTTCGCTTTCATCTTCGCCTTCATTGTCCACCCCCATTACAGCCACTGCATGACTACGCAAAATACTCCAGAGGATACCGCAGTCCAGCACCGTACGCGATTGCGGAAACTGCGTGCCGAGATGCCCGAAGACCAGCGCAGCCGGGGCGGTTTGCTGATGCGCGCGCGGCTGTTCACCTGGCTGAACGTGGCCCGCGACGAGGCCCGGCGCGCAGGGCGCGCGGCGCCCGCCACCGTGGCCGCCTTCTGGCCCCTGGAAGGCGAACCCGACCTGCGCCCGCTGCTGACGCAATGGGTGGAAAACGGCGTGGCCGTGGCGCTGCCCGTGGTGCGCGCGCGCAATGCGCCGCTGGCCTTCCTGCCCTGGACGCCTGAGGCCGAGCTTCGCGCCGGCCCGTACGGCATCCAGGAGCCCGTGGCCGGCCCCGACGTGCTGCCGGACGTGGTCCTGGTGCCCACGCTGGGTTACACGGAACACGGCGACCGCCTGGGTTATGGCGCCGGCTACTACGACCGCACGCTGGCCGCCTTGCGCGACCGCGGCCATCCTTTCATCACCATTGGCATCGCCTGGAGCTGCGGCGAGCTGGACGCCGACTATCAGGCCGCCCCGCACGACTTTCCGCTGGACGCCGTACTGACCCAGGACGGCTGGGTGCCAGAGGCCCCGCTTTCAGAAGGCGCCACGGGCGGCACCACCCTGCATACGTTCCGCATGAACTGACGCACCAGAACCGCCCGGCGGCGCGCACCAAATTGGTGCCATCAACCGCCGAGGGGATGGTGTTTCAGCGCCCTTGAGAGGATATTTCTCCCAAGGCGTGTCCCCAAAAGCTGGCACGCAGGTTGCTTGTTAGTTTGTGACCGGCCGAGCATTGGCCGGGTTGACCGCGTGCAAGCCGGCCACCACAAGCCGGTAGCAGGCACAGCATTGGAGGAGCCATGAAGGACAGAACATCCCGTCCCGCCGCTTATGACGAAATGCGCGAAGGCGCAGGCGGCATACGCTCCCACTACCAGGCGTTCGAACGCTGGCACCAAGAGCAATCGGCCGAGGCCATGGCCGTGCGCCGCCTGGAAGCCGACCTGAGCTTTCGCCGGGTCGGCATCACGTTTTCGGTGGCGGGCGACGCCGCCGGCACCGAGCGCCTGATCCCGTTCGACCTGATCCCCCGGATCATTCCCGCCGACGAATGGCGCCACCTGGAAGCCGGCCTGAAGCAGCGCGTGCGCGCGCTGAACATGTTCATCCACGACATCTATCACGGCCACGACATCGTGCGCGCCGGCATCGTGCCGGCCGAACAGGTCTTTCTGAACGCCCAGTACCGCCCTGAAATGCAGGACGTGGATGTGGCCGAGGACATCTACTGCCACATCGCCGGCGTGGACATCGTGCGGGCCGGCGCGGGCGAATTCTATGTGCTGGAAGACAATCTGCGCGTGCCGTCGGGCGTGTCCTACATGCTTGAAAACCGCAAGATGTCGATGCGGCTGATGCCC
It contains:
- a CDS encoding DEAD/DEAH box helicase; protein product: MSFETLGLAPALLSAVQEAGFNTPTSVQAAAIPQALAGHDLMVSSQTGSGKTAAFMLPALHRIAQMPANKGVGVQVLVLTPTRELALQVTEATATYGRKLADLRTATVVGGMPYGAQLKALSRRVDVLVATPGRLIDHLQSGRVKLNTVHTLVLDEADRMLDMGFIEDIETIVSRLPEDRQTLLFSATLDGTIAKLAAKMMRDPQRIEMAGAKEKHTNITQSLLYADDAGHKMQLLDHVLRDAKLDQAIVFTSTKRGADDLADRLADQGFAAAALHGDMNQRQRTRTLSQLQRGQLRILVATDVAARGIDVQGISHAVNFDLPMQAEDYVHRIGRTGRAGRSGLAFTLATHSERHKVRRIEHYIGQTITPETIAGLEPKRTPRPSAGGSGAPRGGKPFGKRPGGFGGSRHEGGYQGNREGRSFGGPREGAAPRGEFKPREGGYQGNRDSAPREGGYQGNRPFGDRPARSFSDRPSFGDRPQREGGYQGNRPFGDRPPREGGFRGGDRDARPSFGDRPSFGDRPQRDARPFNERAPREGGFRGADRDARPSFGDRPAREGGFRGGDRPEGGFRAKPSFDKRPGGPAKRFAKPADRRG
- a CDS encoding 5-formyltetrahydrofolate cyclo-ligase, with translation MTTQNTPEDTAVQHRTRLRKLRAEMPEDQRSRGGLLMRARLFTWLNVARDEARRAGRAAPATVAAFWPLEGEPDLRPLLTQWVENGVAVALPVVRARNAPLAFLPWTPEAELRAGPYGIQEPVAGPDVLPDVVLVPTLGYTEHGDRLGYGAGYYDRTLAALRDRGHPFITIGIAWSCGELDADYQAAPHDFPLDAVLTQDGWVPEAPLSEGATGGTTLHTFRMN
- a CDS encoding uracil-DNA glycosylase — protein: MPIDNRLTPNALAAQTAELPAAWATAFAPRPVADALASATAHVEKRLADGAVVYPATPFRALHGLAPSDVRVVILGQDPYHGPGQAQGLAFSVPDDCKRPPSLRNIFNEIAQEYPGTALPAGNDLSPWAEQGVLLLNTCLTVEDGQPASHAKRGWETVTDALISLVARDPAPKVFMLWGAHAQAKRLLLPDNNGHLVLMANHPSPLSARRPPVPFLGCGHFQMTNAWLANQGKNPIDWGLDKKVIPLQGEFGL
- the nhaA gene encoding Na+/H+ antiporter NhaA, which gives rise to MTQQATPHRPVSFLQAFLRSEALGGYVLMAAALVALIIANSPAAPVYFDVLGTKLGFEAGPVVLKETVLHWINDGLMAVFFLLVGLEIKREVMDGQLRGVGRIVLPGVAAVGGMAVPALIYVLINLSSPETLRGWAIPAATDIAFALGILALLGSRVPTSLKIFLTALAILDDLGAIVIIALFYTSELQVFALGMAGALLACLFCLNRAGVLRLTPYLLIGAVLWYFVLKSGVHATLAGVALALTIPLRPRNQGKPEAHSPLHDLEHALHKPVALLIVPIFGFANAGVSFAGMGLSSLAQPVPMGVALGLFLGKQVGVFGFAWLAIKSGIASLPRHATMTQVYGVSMLCGIGFTMSLFIGALAFTDAATVDATKIGVLTGSLLSAVLGFLLLRVNSAPAAEVAATEAAR
- a CDS encoding lytic transglycosylase domain-containing protein, which produces MTQAQQSGRYQKTRRKSPQGAFAPTPRAGLRRWLPLLALFTAACAPVDAQQRNAAISAPAPTAAQTPQSAQPVIAVPPVVLAGLPPTAETPALAAVVAARAAMSRKQWSILGALVPQAKSDTLGMYPEYWLLRYQLWTAPASARPTADLQRFISSNGDAYLADRLRGDWLLAAARSGDFDTVRKLAPVKNSNSQIECAILDAKHMTGQRATAEQAMSVFAPGSACWALYDQLVADGVLGWQQLEPQLRDAIEDDKTSNARKFAQYMFEPRDLKTYDVLMKDPMKWLTRQDRMPVGRNEKELVTIALARLARADVGVADSYLRREWAKSMSKPNLAWVRGQYALIAALRMDSRADDWYHEAGHIRMTEYNAGWKVRAALRQPKIDWKWVIASIDDMPASQRDDPSWVYWKARGLAATGRKDDANTLYASIADRFDFYGQLASEELGRRINVPPRPAPITDSEIAEARANPGLQRAVQLFRLGWRGEAVPEWNFTLRGMNDRQLMAAAELARAENIYDRVVNTSDRTEKEFDFSQRFIAPFEGRVTAKANAIALDPAWVYGLIRQESRFIMDARSHVGASGLMQLMPATAKWVAGKIGMTDFTPSSVNDFDTNTELGTNYLNMVLRDLDGSQMMASAGYNAGPRRPQNWRATFSHPIEGAIFAETIPFNETRTYVKNVMSNSVYYAAMFSGQPQSLKERLGNIVPPGAEATAAR
- a CDS encoding CCA tRNA nucleotidyltransferase (catalyzes the addition and repair of the 3'-terminal CCA sequence in tRNA; these proteins belong to the CCA-adding enzyme subfamily 2 which does not have phosphohydrolase activity), which produces MQERKQDPAIDGLQVYIVGGAVRDALLGFPPGDHDWVVVGTTPEDMVRRGFIPVGGDFPVFLHPRTKEEYALARTERKSGRGYKGFTFYTGADVTLEEDLRRRDLTVNAIAQTQDGELVDPLDGAADVRARVFRHVGEAFQEDPVRILRLGRFAARFDDFSVAPETLALCQRMVQEGEADALVAERVWKELSRGLMAKKPSRMLDVLQDCGALARVMPELQAVKEAGADVDRAAAQGLSLPGRYALLCRLTPEREALGRRMRVPTECNDYARLLPEVLTGLKAVDRTTGTDQGMDQDMGQGMDQADATEAQLALMERADALRKPDRFFDLLKTASILRPVDMAVWRSRVDAVRGVDAGAIAKACAGDPARIKDSVRRARLDRLRAG
- a CDS encoding class I SAM-dependent methyltransferase gives rise to the protein MQRPAPANLPPLSPAAQAHSDATAAHLRKTITANGGWLPFDHWMAEALYAPGLGYYAAGNVKLADADDGAKTPAGDFVTAPQLTPLFSRTLARQAAQVLRQTQTQAVLEFGAGTGALAEGVLRELDALGLNHTQYLILEVSADLRARQAERLAPFGSRVQWLDALPNAFAGCVLANEVLDAMPVSLFCWSEDGAVLERGVALDAQQGFVWSDRPAPTALAQAVAARMPALPGYVSEINLQGEAWIAAMGSWLERGAALLVDYGFPRSEFYHPQRAGGTLMCHLRHHAHGDPFTAPGLQDITAHVDFTAMADAALEANLQVLGYTSQARFLMNAGLMDLLEQLDPSDPLQYAQAVAPVQKLLSEAEMGELFKVLAVGRGMTEPLAGFSRGDRLGKL
- a CDS encoding hydrogenase, with protein sequence MPLLPLFVLMYQPAASSARRLVDIGSDLTVPAVSASHGTYEVLRLTPSMRLLTWRREGARFELSHAGRIQIWAGRRLAASECAEECRAHGVPPLEQEDVAYLEAYLLARDRAGNNSNSR